A window of the Harmonia axyridis chromosome 5, icHarAxyr1.1, whole genome shotgun sequence genome harbors these coding sequences:
- the LOC123681172 gene encoding acidic repeat-containing protein-like, with protein sequence MIRNPFDSPSMDWLRRPVVSPEPWEGTANLNEEEADLEVENWDPYDNGRLGPVEIMEADEQQSADYSSLFQPEMDPEYEHHIQEIITQFFCDFENPEEREVAGAEGGDQPEDEEYEAENDIEDASEDLEEYSEEDTAEDSEEYSEEDTADNTADGTVDDTTDDTTDDTADDMSDYMAENTADDTVDDTVDDTVDDTVDDTADDMADETTDDMADDTADDMADETTDDITDDTTDNMEDDMADDMAKDTTVD encoded by the exons ATGATAAGGAATCCTTTCGATTCTCCCTCAATGGATTGGTTGAGAAGACCAGTAGTCAG TCCGGAGCCCTGGGAAGGCACTGCTAATTTAAATGAGGAAGAGGCAGATCTGGAAGTGGAGAATTGGGACCCTTATGACAACGGTCGTTTGGGTCCGGTAGAAATAATGGAGGCGGATGAGCAGCAATCTGCTGATtattcttccttatttcaacCGGAAATGGATCCTGAATATGAACATCATATTCAGGAAATCATTACCCAATTCTTCTGCGATTTTGAGAATCCAGAAG AAAGGGAAGTAGCAGGAGCAGAAGGAGGAGATCAACCTGAAGATGAGGAATATGAGGCAGAGAATGATATAGAAGATGCCTCAGAAGATTTGGAAGAATATTCGGAAGAAGATACGGCAGAAGATTCTGAAGAATATTCGGAAGAAGATACGGCAGACAATACGGCAGACGGTACGGTAGACGATACTACAGACGATACGACAGACGATACGGCAGATGATATGTCAGACTATATGGCAGAAAATACGGCAGACGATACGGTAGACGATACGGTAGACGATACGGTAGACGATACGGTAGACGATACGGCAGACGATATGGCAGACGAAACGACAGACGATATGGCAGACGATACGGCAGACGATATGGCAGACGAAACGACAGACGATATAACAGACGATACGACAGACAATATGGAAGACGACATGGCAGACGATATGGCAAAAGATACGACAGTAGATTAA
- the LOC123681174 gene encoding cuticle protein 16.5-like yields MRWLGWPTTFHTHFGYVYNAEKNYLIHSTFNKYQVIKMAAKYLIVLCVAIHCCLGGVVPAVPAVAAVPAAYSVPYASSYSASVVDHAIAAPVAQPLVAAPAFAAPAVAAPAFASYAAYNALPYAYAPAPLIAG; encoded by the exons ATGCGATGGCTCGGTTGGCCCACCACTTTCCACACGCATTTTGGCTATGTATATAAtgccgaaaaaaattatttgattcataGTACCTTCAACAAGTACCAAGTAATCAAGATGGCAGCTAAATATTTG atcgTTCTTTGTGTGGCTATCCACTGCTGTTTGGGAGGCGTAGTTCCCGCAGTCCCAGCAGTTGCTGCTGTACCTGCAGCTTATTCTGTCCCTTATGCGTCTTCTTACAGTGCTAGCGTTGTTGACCATGCCATCGCTGCTCCAGTCGCCCAGCCTTTGGTTGCTGCTCCAGCATTTGCTGCACCAGCAGTAGCCGCTCCAGCATTTGCTTCATATGCTGCTTACAATGCCCTGCCTTATGCCTACGCTCCAGCACCTCTGATTGCCGGATAG
- the LOC123681175 gene encoding actin cytoskeleton-regulatory complex protein PAN1-like, which yields MSSIKIISTLFVIYLSSVRCSVAPAVALAQPGIAYTRIAPPSTLPFAASVSTFTKGLNVYAAPYAAGVAPLPYFTRSLYPSAPVYPSAYSPNYIPAGVAPAPAVITSNTLVPSPLFPNSFRVSPNFLTRSVPVPAYPGYAGVPASAPGAVVPSSLLPAPFGVDGRAVVAPSVPVAPTFG from the exons ATGTCATCCATCAAG ATTATTTCGACTCTATTTGTTATCTACCTATCTTCAGTAAGATGTTCTGTAGCACCGGCAGTAGCTCTTGCACAACCTGGCATCGCTTACACAAGGATAGCTCCACCAAGTACCCTCCCATTTGCTGCTAGTGTAAGCACTTTTACTAAAGGTCTCAACGTGTATGCGGCCCCTTATGCGGCTGGTGTGGCCCCCCTTCCTTACTTCACAAGATCGTTGTATCCCTCAGCACCAGTTTATCCATCAGCTTATTCTCCAAATTACATTCCTGCTGGTGTAGCTCCAGCTCCTGCTGTGATCACTTCAAACACTTTAGTTCCTTCTCCTCTCTTCCCCAACTCATTCAGGGTGTCCCCTAATTTCCTAACAAGGTCAGTGCCAGTTCCTGCTTATCCAGGTTATGCAGGAGTGCCAGCATCTGCTCCTGGTGCTGTAGTTCCATCTTCGCTTCTGCCTGCTCCCTTTGGCGTAGATGGTAGGGCGGTTGTAGCTCCGTCAGTTCCTGTTGCGCCTACTTTTGGTTGA